Proteins encoded by one window of Sebaldella sp. S0638:
- a CDS encoding ShlB/FhaC/HecB family hemolysin secretion/activation protein: protein MRKKILMVLIIGSMAFSAGVVDTIERNNANIENERRQQELERRQKELENESFGKEPVIVEPDEQVDTSQRFFIRKIEVQDSYKLLSQGEIKQVTKKYLNRKLSAKDINKLLTDLNNKYIEKGYITTRVKLDETQNLTEGTIKIITIPGTVEGAQLNENKFFDRVKIFMSVPKNKKHILRLQDTEQATDQFNRLQSNNVEIKIAPGSEVGSSVFQIENQQSRSYSFNIGYNNYGDETTGRDRVKFDGTKDNLLGINDSLYASYQRGRNRRPSRGDTSSGGTSLKPGEIYRGGTLPNGEEAEPEKFTEDWSVNYSVPYRYWTFSTGYSHSFYRSSTEGYNGLYDTSGKSVQFNMNADRVVYRNKMSKISINGGLKLKANQNYFEDVQLVDRRLTIGSIGVNYSRGLFGGILGFDVSYDRGLPWFRAADDTGKKANEPKGEFDKYNLNVNWYKPIAIGKQRFTYRLVGVGQYSPDVLYGSEKISMGDEYTVRGYKGDSITGDKGYYVKNEFAYNLNIPKVGNISPYIGYDFGESWNNEVHDVYRYGYMRGFAFGIKYYGEIFNFDVAYTKPDKASGYVNRKEDEVYVTFGVKF, encoded by the coding sequence ATGAGAAAAAAGATATTGATGGTTCTGATAATAGGGAGCATGGCATTTTCAGCAGGGGTAGTAGACACAATAGAAAGGAATAACGCCAATATTGAAAATGAAAGAAGGCAGCAGGAACTGGAAAGACGTCAGAAAGAGCTGGAAAATGAAAGTTTTGGGAAAGAACCTGTGATTGTGGAGCCTGATGAACAGGTGGACACTTCACAGAGATTTTTTATTAGAAAAATAGAGGTTCAGGACAGCTATAAGCTGTTATCACAGGGAGAAATAAAACAGGTAACTAAAAAATATCTGAACAGAAAGCTGAGTGCCAAAGATATAAACAAGCTTTTGACAGACCTTAATAATAAGTATATAGAAAAAGGATATATTACTACAAGAGTTAAGCTGGATGAGACACAAAACCTTACTGAAGGTACAATAAAGATAATTACAATACCAGGTACTGTAGAAGGTGCCCAGCTTAATGAAAACAAATTTTTTGACAGGGTAAAAATATTTATGTCAGTCCCTAAGAATAAAAAGCATATTTTGAGATTACAGGATACTGAACAGGCAACAGATCAATTTAACAGATTACAGAGCAATAATGTGGAAATAAAAATAGCACCGGGTTCTGAAGTGGGAAGTTCTGTATTTCAGATAGAAAATCAGCAGAGCAGAAGCTATAGTTTTAATATAGGATATAATAATTACGGTGATGAGACTACAGGAAGAGACCGTGTGAAGTTTGACGGGACAAAGGATAATCTGCTTGGTATAAATGACAGTTTGTATGCTTCTTATCAGAGAGGGAGGAATAGAAGACCTTCAAGAGGAGATACTTCGAGCGGGGGAACTTCTTTGAAACCAGGGGAGATATACAGAGGCGGAACTTTACCCAATGGTGAAGAAGCTGAACCAGAAAAATTTACTGAGGACTGGTCTGTGAATTATTCAGTTCCTTACAGATACTGGACATTTAGTACAGGTTACAGCCACTCATTTTACAGAAGCAGTACAGAAGGATACAATGGTCTTTATGATACAAGCGGTAAGTCAGTGCAGTTTAATATGAATGCAGACAGAGTGGTATACAGAAATAAAATGAGTAAGATAAGTATAAACGGAGGGCTGAAATTAAAGGCGAATCAGAACTATTTTGAAGATGTCCAGCTTGTGGACAGAAGGCTTACAATAGGGAGTATAGGAGTAAATTACAGCAGAGGACTTTTCGGGGGAATACTTGGTTTTGATGTGTCTTACGATAGAGGTCTTCCATGGTTCAGGGCAGCAGATGATACAGGGAAGAAAGCTAATGAACCAAAGGGAGAATTCGACAAATATAATCTTAATGTGAACTGGTACAAACCAATAGCAATAGGAAAACAGAGATTTACTTACAGACTTGTGGGAGTGGGTCAGTACAGTCCTGATGTGTTGTATGGAAGTGAAAAGATAAGTATGGGAGACGAGTACACAGTAAGAGGATATAAAGGAGATTCTATCACAGGCGACAAGGGATATTATGTAAAAAATGAGTTTGCCTATAATCTGAATATACCAAAGGTGGGGAATATTTCTCCGTATATAGGATATGATTTTGGAGAGAGCTGGAATAATGAGGTACATGATGTGTACAGATACGGATATATGAGAGGTTTTGCCTTTGGAATAAAGTATTACGGGGAGATATTTAATTTTGACGTGGCATATACTAAGCCGGATAAGGCATCAGGATATGTGAACAGAAAAGAAGATGAGGTTTATGTTACATTTGGGGTGAAGTTTTAA
- a CDS encoding ATP-binding cassette domain-containing protein, producing MIELINIEKRFGNKRVLRNISLTLREGKVYGLFGPNGVGKTTLLKIMAGYNKKTSGEYLINGVEFTYENKDHITFISDKEIFYGWMKIKDAVKYYKDFFTDFDEEKCLRLIKMMKLEENEKINVLSKGMKARLKVALAISRNAKLYLLDEPLGGLDPVSRKIILDTIKTLMNKDGILIITSHLVNDVADIIDHILFISEGEIILDTEKSSLDLENHKLEDYYVKEYLNV from the coding sequence GTGATAGAATTAATAAACATAGAAAAACGTTTCGGGAATAAAAGGGTATTAAGAAATATCAGTCTGACACTTCGGGAAGGAAAGGTTTACGGTTTATTCGGACCAAACGGAGTAGGAAAAACAACTCTTTTGAAAATAATGGCAGGGTATAACAAAAAAACATCGGGCGAGTATCTGATAAATGGTGTGGAGTTCACATACGAAAATAAAGATCATATAACATTTATCTCAGATAAGGAGATTTTTTACGGTTGGATGAAGATAAAAGATGCTGTAAAGTATTATAAAGACTTTTTCACTGATTTTGATGAGGAGAAATGCTTACGGCTGATAAAAATGATGAAGCTTGAGGAAAATGAAAAAATAAATGTACTTTCCAAAGGAATGAAAGCCCGTCTCAAAGTGGCTTTGGCAATAAGCAGAAATGCAAAGCTTTATCTTTTGGATGAGCCGCTGGGAGGACTTGATCCTGTATCAAGAAAAATAATTCTGGATACGATAAAAACATTGATGAATAAAGATGGAATCCTTATTATAACAAGCCATCTCGTAAATGATGTAGCAGATATAATAGACCATATTTTATTTATTTCCGAAGGTGAAATAATACTGGATACTGAAAAATCAAGTCTGGATCTGGAAAATCATAAATTAGAAGATTACTATGTAAAGGAGTACTTAAATGTTTAA
- the pth gene encoding aminoacyl-tRNA hydrolase, producing the protein MKLIVGLGNPGENYKMTRHNVGFIYVDEYLKENGFTSRDYKKKFKGETAEINKLGKKALFLKPLTFMNLSGESIIEAVNFYKLDPASDLFVIYDDMDLELGRVKIRKNGRPGGHNGIKSIINHIGPEFVRIKCGIGRPNGRIDVVNYVLGKLSDEEKEVLKENRDRVNSLIDDIINGKDADQLMAAYNQK; encoded by the coding sequence ATGAAACTAATAGTGGGCTTGGGAAATCCCGGAGAAAATTATAAAATGACCAGACATAATGTAGGATTTATCTATGTAGATGAGTATCTGAAAGAAAACGGGTTCACAAGCAGAGATTATAAAAAAAAGTTTAAAGGTGAAACAGCAGAGATAAATAAACTGGGAAAGAAGGCTTTGTTTTTGAAACCCCTTACATTTATGAATCTGAGCGGGGAATCAATAATAGAAGCTGTAAATTTTTATAAACTTGATCCCGCAAGTGATTTATTCGTGATATACGATGATATGGATCTGGAACTTGGGCGTGTCAAGATAAGAAAAAACGGGAGACCCGGAGGACATAACGGAATAAAATCCATAATAAACCATATAGGACCTGAATTTGTCAGAATAAAATGCGGAATCGGACGTCCGAATGGAAGAATAGATGTGGTGAATTATGTTCTTGGAAAGCTTAGCGATGAGGAAAAAGAAGTGTTAAAGGAGAACAGGGACAGGGTAAACAGCTTAATAGACGATATTATTAACGGGAAAGATGCTGATCAGCTTATGGCTGCATATAATCAGAAATAA
- a CDS encoding sugar O-acetyltransferase — MTEREKRLLGLPHYLFKEPEISEEITRTKDLCYEYNKLRPSDKEGQEELLVRIFQKEFKNIKIWAPFQCFHGKNITVGKNFFANHNFIVIDMCEVIIGDDVMIGPNVTITTASHPKSPRERKENIEFGAKVVIEDGVWIASGVTICPGVTIGRNSIIGAGSVVTKSIPANVVAYGIPCKVTEKIKEK, encoded by the coding sequence ATGACTGAAAGAGAAAAAAGGCTGCTGGGGCTGCCTCATTATTTATTTAAAGAGCCGGAAATATCCGAGGAAATAACAAGAACAAAGGATCTCTGTTATGAATATAACAAGCTGAGACCAAGCGACAAAGAAGGGCAGGAAGAACTTCTTGTAAGAATTTTTCAAAAAGAATTTAAAAATATAAAAATATGGGCTCCATTTCAATGTTTTCACGGAAAAAATATTACAGTGGGGAAAAACTTTTTTGCTAATCATAATTTTATAGTAATAGATATGTGTGAAGTGATAATAGGCGATGATGTTATGATAGGGCCGAATGTTACAATAACAACAGCCAGTCATCCGAAAAGCCCCCGGGAGAGAAAAGAAAATATAGAATTCGGGGCAAAAGTAGTAATAGAAGACGGAGTATGGATAGCATCAGGAGTTACAATATGTCCCGGTGTAACAATAGGGAGAAATTCAATAATAGGAGCCGGAAGTGTAGTAACTAAGAGTATTCCCGCTAATGTGGTGGCTTACGGGATTCCATGTAAGGTAACTGAAAAAATTAAGGAAAAATAG
- the spoVG gene encoding septation regulator SpoVG yields the protein MKITDIRLRLGRGAEDGGKLKAYVDVTFDESFVIHGLKIIEGQNGLFVAMPSRRMPNGEFKDIAHPITPELRNELTDFIIKKFEEEKVNLEAAAATTAE from the coding sequence ATGAAAATAACAGACATCAGATTAAGATTAGGAAGAGGCGCAGAGGATGGGGGGAAACTGAAAGCGTACGTAGATGTGACTTTTGATGAGAGTTTCGTAATTCATGGACTGAAAATTATAGAAGGACAAAATGGGCTGTTTGTGGCTATGCCATCAAGAAGAATGCCAAATGGTGAATTTAAAGATATTGCCCATCCAATAACTCCGGAATTAAGAAATGAACTAACAGATTTCATAATTAAGAAATTTGAAGAAGAAAAAGTAAATCTTGAAGCGGCTGCGGCTACAACAGCAGAATAA
- the ispE gene encoding 4-(cytidine 5'-diphospho)-2-C-methyl-D-erythritol kinase, whose product MIYSNCKINLGLNILKKREDGYHELDMVMMPVDFNDVLKYEDYGEKGDLILEVSDTRIPIDEKNIVRKAYNLYFDNSNTPRQKIKVFLDKKIPHEAGLGGGSSNAAFILRKLNDKYKLYTSEELEKIALKVGADVPFFIRNKSARVTGIGEKIQEIENNLSSEILLIKPQQGMSTGQVYSYYKDNKKDLKMADISNIIRALKENNVAQLLKNIENSLEQLIFKQDSSFRDLKNELEDALSKKIFMSGSGSCFFAFCENGNFDTSKLDKKNVFYKKTNRLV is encoded by the coding sequence ATGATATATTCAAACTGTAAGATAAATTTAGGATTAAATATCCTGAAAAAAAGAGAAGACGGTTATCATGAACTGGATATGGTTATGATGCCGGTAGATTTTAATGATGTACTAAAATATGAAGACTACGGGGAAAAAGGAGATCTGATACTTGAAGTCAGCGATACAAGAATACCAATAGATGAAAAAAATATAGTAAGAAAAGCATATAATTTGTATTTTGATAATTCTAATACCCCAAGACAAAAAATAAAAGTATTTTTGGATAAGAAAATACCGCATGAAGCAGGGCTTGGCGGAGGCAGTTCCAATGCCGCATTTATACTCAGAAAACTGAATGACAAGTATAAACTTTATACTAGTGAGGAATTGGAAAAAATAGCTCTTAAAGTAGGAGCAGATGTTCCGTTTTTCATAAGAAATAAAAGTGCAAGAGTAACCGGAATAGGTGAGAAAATCCAAGAGATAGAAAATAATCTGTCATCAGAGATACTTCTTATAAAACCGCAGCAAGGCATGTCAACAGGACAGGTCTACAGTTATTACAAGGACAATAAAAAAGATCTGAAAATGGCAGATATTTCGAATATAATAAGAGCTTTGAAAGAGAACAATGTAGCCCAGCTTCTAAAAAATATAGAAAATTCACTGGAACAGCTTATATTTAAGCAAGACAGCAGTTTCAGAGACTTGAAAAATGAATTGGAAGATGCCTTGTCTAAAAAGATATTTATGTCAGGGAGCGGAAGCTGTTTTTTTGCTTTTTGTGAAAATGGAAATTTTGATACAAGCAAACTTGATAAAAAAAATGTTTTTTATAAGAAAACGAACAGACTGGTATAA
- a CDS encoding RNA-binding S4 domain-containing protein: MRLDKFLKVTRIIKRRTIAKELADNGNVQINNEEKKSSYSVKAGDILDIKYFNKNIKIRVKEVPAENLRKEDIENYIEVLSS, translated from the coding sequence ATGAGACTTGATAAGTTTCTTAAAGTAACAAGAATAATAAAGAGAAGAACAATTGCAAAAGAACTCGCTGATAATGGGAATGTCCAGATAAACAACGAGGAAAAGAAATCATCTTACAGTGTTAAGGCAGGAGACATACTCGATATAAAATATTTTAACAAAAATATAAAAATAAGAGTAAAAGAAGTTCCTGCAGAAAATCTGAGAAAAGAAGATATAGAAAATTACATCGAGGTGCTTTCATCATGA
- a CDS encoding peptidylprolyl isomerase, with amino-acid sequence MKKALAGLLILLGLVSCTGDSNRVASGDVVYESKDKKVKVFKEEVDFVINQSMDPEMLEQVPKEQLEAQKKAIIKQLAFYKAIALSPEAAKLKATKDYKLALGLQEDTLLTGLFLKDKVKDIKISDEETKKFYDENKAAFTRQDNIADLQLIYLPYRSDEEKAQADKVLAEAKQNKDKFGDLAKQYSADKTSAANGGATGPLPLDKLGANFAPIRDAALNGPVNEVVPSLVVLGGDTAVIVKVNKKELKGEVVKYDDVKKNIAFQLKQKKIGEEQAKIEKEIVDKYDLNSIDQLKLEEAATDKAAAEKK; translated from the coding sequence ATGAAAAAAGCACTAGCAGGATTATTGATATTACTAGGATTAGTATCTTGTACGGGGGATAGCAACAGAGTAGCTTCGGGAGACGTAGTTTACGAATCAAAAGATAAAAAAGTAAAGGTATTCAAAGAAGAAGTGGACTTTGTTATAAATCAAAGTATGGATCCGGAAATGCTGGAGCAGGTTCCAAAAGAGCAGCTTGAAGCGCAGAAAAAAGCTATAATAAAACAACTTGCATTTTATAAAGCAATAGCTTTATCACCGGAAGCTGCAAAATTAAAAGCTACTAAGGACTATAAACTTGCACTTGGATTACAGGAAGATACTTTACTTACAGGATTATTTCTGAAAGATAAAGTAAAAGACATAAAAATATCTGATGAAGAAACTAAAAAATTCTATGATGAGAATAAAGCAGCATTTACAAGACAGGATAATATAGCAGACCTGCAGTTGATCTACTTACCATATAGAAGTGACGAAGAAAAGGCACAGGCAGATAAAGTTCTTGCAGAAGCAAAACAGAATAAGGACAAATTCGGAGACCTTGCAAAGCAATACTCGGCAGATAAAACATCAGCAGCAAACGGCGGAGCTACAGGACCGCTTCCATTGGATAAATTAGGAGCAAATTTTGCACCGATCAGAGACGCAGCTTTAAACGGACCGGTTAATGAAGTAGTACCTAGTCTTGTAGTATTAGGCGGAGACACTGCAGTAATCGTAAAAGTAAACAAAAAAGAATTAAAAGGTGAAGTAGTAAAATATGACGATGTTAAGAAAAATATCGCGTTCCAGTTAAAGCAGAAAAAAATTGGAGAAGAACAAGCTAAAATAGAAAAAGAAATAGTAGATAAATATGATCTGAATTCTATAGATCAGCTGAAATTAGAAGAAGCAGCTACAGACAAAGCAGCAGCAGAGAAAAAATAA
- a CDS encoding DEAD/DEAH box helicase, producing MKDLEIEISMNKLYRGSIPSFLSNSKNKKIIYISTSNRNLENYHYSLDKNYKGNLNLFENISSNTEDMVGININLLNILKNEKKYLMFVNLQIALSSFFEDIRKEEFQVGKSYSIKDISDFLAENNYNYNYMLERKGEWSKRGDIVDIFPPSYENPVRMEFFDDELESIRFFDIDTQKSISKTDKIEIYSNIPQEGRFEFMELLDEIKDKNVIVYLENDELIEYKIEEYILLNRDNEDQIRRRYTNLLEKGEIINLMNFSHEQLKTFQDREKLVKLSEKADVEIHTLNAKKLKEAFKGTKIKVKEEELLEGYIADGKFVLTERELDGVVIQKKVNTKKQIKYKDLNQIREDDYVIHEQYGVGKYKGIEQMNNRDYLKIKYADEDILFIPIEHLDRLEKYISYGEEPKVYKLGTKGFKYKKKKLEEEIREFAEELVKIQAIRESNQGFVYSKDTVWQEEFEEEFPFVETEDQKRAIEDVKSDMESERIMDRVICGDVGYGKTEVAMRAAFKAIVDGKQVALLTPTTILAEQHYERFKQRFAKYPMTIENLSRLSDTKKVKEILHKLETGVLDMVIGTHRVLSEDVKFKNLNLLIIDEEQKFGVKSKEKLKKKREKIDILTLTATPIPRTLNLTLLGIRDISVIETPPVNRVPIETIIEEQGMDIKRAVLKELARDGQIFYIYNNVKFMEDKVKELKSQLPEFVKIEYIHGQLPPKLIKERIKKFENGEYDILLATTIIENGIDISNVNTIFIENFDKLGLSQVYQLRGRVGRSDRQSYCYLIKSLISTKKSKKREETFDNIEDATASGMQLSLEDLKIRGAGEILGEKQHGTIETFGYDLYVKMLRKEIEVQKGTYVETAPDVNIQLKDKGFIPDSYIEADEKLNIYKRFIMLNNEKDLSALLEEVKDRFGKFPEEFGSFVDYMRLKIFAQNNNIKKLREKDNVLEIEFSKNISQELINMLLLEDSRLNRKTLKINKDILLKKIT from the coding sequence ATGAAAGATTTAGAAATAGAAATAAGTATGAACAAACTCTATAGAGGAAGTATCCCGTCGTTTTTATCAAATAGTAAAAACAAAAAAATTATTTATATTTCCACATCTAACCGTAATCTGGAAAATTATCATTACTCTCTTGATAAAAATTATAAAGGAAATCTGAATTTATTTGAAAATATATCCAGCAATACTGAAGATATGGTCGGAATAAATATAAACCTTTTGAATATTCTGAAAAATGAAAAAAAATATCTGATGTTTGTAAATTTGCAGATAGCATTGAGTTCATTTTTTGAAGATATCAGAAAAGAAGAATTTCAGGTAGGAAAAAGCTACAGCATAAAGGATATTTCTGATTTTCTGGCCGAGAATAATTATAACTATAATTATATGCTGGAGAGAAAGGGAGAATGGAGTAAAAGAGGAGACATAGTGGATATATTTCCTCCAAGTTACGAGAATCCCGTAAGAATGGAATTTTTTGATGACGAGCTGGAAAGTATAAGGTTCTTTGATATAGATACTCAGAAGTCAATATCAAAAACAGATAAAATAGAAATATATTCTAATATCCCCCAAGAGGGGCGTTTTGAGTTTATGGAGCTTCTTGACGAGATAAAAGACAAGAATGTAATTGTGTATCTGGAAAATGACGAGCTGATAGAGTATAAGATAGAGGAATATATTCTGCTTAACAGGGATAATGAGGATCAGATCAGAAGAAGATATACGAATCTTCTTGAAAAAGGCGAAATTATAAATCTGATGAATTTTTCCCATGAACAGCTGAAAACTTTTCAGGACAGGGAAAAGCTGGTAAAGCTTTCTGAAAAAGCAGATGTGGAAATTCACACTTTAAATGCGAAAAAATTAAAAGAAGCATTTAAGGGAACCAAAATAAAGGTCAAAGAAGAAGAGCTTCTGGAAGGGTATATCGCAGACGGAAAATTTGTTCTTACTGAAAGAGAGCTTGACGGAGTAGTAATACAAAAGAAAGTAAATACAAAAAAGCAGATAAAATACAAAGACCTGAATCAGATAAGGGAAGATGACTATGTAATCCATGAGCAGTACGGAGTGGGTAAATATAAAGGGATAGAGCAGATGAATAACAGGGATTACCTGAAAATCAAGTATGCTGATGAAGATATACTATTTATTCCCATAGAGCATCTGGACAGACTGGAAAAATATATTTCATACGGCGAAGAGCCGAAAGTATATAAGCTGGGAACTAAAGGCTTTAAGTATAAAAAGAAGAAACTCGAGGAAGAGATAAGGGAATTCGCTGAGGAACTGGTAAAAATTCAGGCTATAAGAGAATCAAACCAAGGATTCGTGTATTCCAAAGATACAGTCTGGCAGGAGGAATTTGAAGAGGAATTTCCTTTTGTGGAAACAGAAGACCAGAAACGTGCAATAGAAGATGTAAAAAGTGATATGGAATCGGAAAGAATAATGGACAGGGTCATATGCGGCGATGTAGGATACGGAAAGACAGAAGTAGCTATGAGAGCAGCTTTTAAGGCGATTGTAGACGGAAAACAGGTGGCTTTGCTGACGCCTACTACTATTCTTGCAGAACAGCATTACGAAAGATTTAAACAAAGATTTGCCAAATATCCAATGACAATAGAAAATTTATCAAGACTGAGCGATACAAAAAAAGTAAAAGAAATTCTTCATAAATTAGAGACGGGAGTTCTTGATATGGTCATAGGAACTCACAGAGTTCTTAGTGAAGATGTAAAATTTAAAAACCTTAACTTATTGATAATAGATGAAGAGCAGAAATTTGGGGTAAAATCTAAGGAAAAACTAAAGAAAAAAAGAGAAAAAATTGATATACTAACATTAACAGCTACACCTATACCGAGAACATTGAATCTGACATTACTTGGAATCAGAGATATTTCGGTAATAGAGACACCTCCTGTAAACAGGGTTCCTATAGAAACAATTATAGAGGAACAGGGTATGGATATAAAAAGAGCCGTACTTAAGGAACTGGCAAGGGACGGACAGATTTTTTACATTTACAATAATGTAAAATTTATGGAAGATAAGGTGAAAGAGCTGAAAAGCCAGCTTCCTGAATTTGTAAAAATAGAATATATTCACGGACAGCTTCCTCCGAAACTTATAAAAGAAAGAATAAAAAAGTTTGAAAACGGGGAATACGATATACTTCTGGCTACGACAATTATAGAAAACGGTATAGATATCTCAAATGTAAATACTATTTTCATAGAAAACTTTGATAAGTTAGGATTGTCTCAGGTATATCAGCTGCGTGGAAGGGTTGGAAGAAGCGATAGACAAAGTTATTGTTATCTTATAAAAAGTTTGATTTCTACAAAGAAAAGTAAAAAGAGAGAAGAGACTTTTGATAATATAGAAGACGCTACAGCAAGCGGAATGCAGCTGTCACTGGAAGACTTAAAGATAAGAGGTGCAGGGGAAATTCTCGGTGAAAAGCAGCACGGGACGATAGAAACCTTTGGTTATGACCTTTATGTAAAAATGCTGAGAAAGGAGATAGAAGTCCAAAAAGGAACTTATGTGGAAACAGCGCCTGATGTTAATATACAGCTGAAAGACAAGGGATTCATACCAGACAGTTATATAGAAGCTGACGAAAAGCTGAATATATATAAGAGATTTATAATGCTGAACAATGAAAAGGATCTATCCGCTCTTTTGGAAGAGGTCAAGGACAGATTCGGTAAATTTCCGGAAGAATTCGGGAGTTTTGTGGATTATATGAGACTTAAGATATTTGCCCAGAATAATAATATAAAAAAATTAAGGGAAAAAGACAATGTTTTAGAAATAGAATTTTCAAAAAATATTTCACAAGAGCTCATAAATATGCTATTATTGGAAGATAGCAGACTAAACAGAAAAACGTTAAAAATAAACAAAGACATATTATTAAAAAAAATAACATAG
- a CDS encoding TIGR02206 family membrane protein, producing MNPTYSFSYYNPEHIINLILCLVLGLIILGIPKYTKINVNKFGTILGCLILFLKIFETVYRIKYEHFSLPESLPLHFCNFTMIICGLYLITKNNILFNITYFFSFGAVMALILPGVNTYYHQLFFVLFMVSHASVVITMLYGFIWLKSKPTFSGMTVSIITVLLLFLTSYLYNNKFGTNFMFLKVYIVPFLDFIKPFSLYIGILITAFILIIILLYIPFRKNKRG from the coding sequence ATGAACCCAACATATTCTTTTTCATATTATAATCCTGAACATATTATAAACCTTATTCTTTGTTTGGTTTTGGGACTTATAATTCTAGGAATTCCGAAATATACAAAAATAAACGTAAATAAATTCGGCACAATATTAGGCTGCCTGATTTTATTTTTAAAAATTTTTGAAACTGTCTACAGAATAAAATATGAACATTTTTCACTGCCTGAATCACTGCCGCTGCATTTCTGCAATTTTACAATGATTATCTGCGGACTTTATCTTATTACAAAAAATAATATTTTATTTAATATTACATATTTTTTCAGTTTTGGTGCTGTTATGGCGCTGATTTTACCAGGTGTTAACACTTATTACCATCAGTTGTTTTTTGTCCTTTTTATGGTCAGCCACGCTTCTGTGGTAATCACTATGCTGTATGGTTTTATATGGTTAAAATCAAAGCCGACATTCAGCGGAATGACGGTTTCTATTATTACAGTATTACTCCTTTTTCTGACTTCATATTTATATAACAACAAATTTGGAACGAATTTTATGTTCTTAAAAGTCTACATCGTTCCGTTTCTTGATTTTATAAAACCGTTTAGTCTTTATATAGGAATATTAATAACTGCCTTTATTTTGATAATCATTTTATTATACATCCCTTTTCGAAAAAATAAAAGAGGATAA
- a CDS encoding barstar family protein: MKNKIYYVSSEEMHDLKKKLRKKEDVFVVEIDGDFVQDKGEFLDIMTEEFKFPYSVTGFDGYLDWIRDLEWLKSEEYILIINNFGNFIKKDILLKKMIIEDIEEVVLPWWEKEVEDCMVEGKAKPFNVYLVD, translated from the coding sequence ATGAAAAATAAAATTTATTATGTTTCTTCAGAAGAGATGCATGATTTAAAGAAAAAATTAAGAAAAAAAGAAGATGTTTTTGTTGTAGAGATAGATGGAGATTTTGTTCAAGATAAAGGAGAATTTCTGGATATAATGACTGAAGAATTTAAATTTCCCTATAGTGTTACGGGATTTGACGGATATTTGGATTGGATACGTGATTTAGAATGGCTTAAAAGTGAAGAATATATTTTAATTATTAATAATTTTGGTAACTTTATTAAAAAAGATATTTTATTAAAAAAAATGATAATTGAAGATATTGAAGAAGTTGTTCTACCATGGTGGGAAAAAGAAGTTGAAGATTGTATGGTAGAGGGAAAAGCGAAACCATTTAATGTATACTTAGTGGATTGA